A window from Variovorax sp. PBL-E5 encodes these proteins:
- a CDS encoding phosphatidate cytidylyltransferase → MLKQRIITAIVLLAILLPALFYPSYVPFACVMLVLVAAGGWEWGRLNGYGSNLSVLLGVEMIALCALSWWLGMLDVSLLPVWIVASAAWVLGGAWLLRGAVPGWPRVPRALRLVGGLLALWVAWLAAVQARRVGINFLLSVLVLVWVADVFAYFAGRAFGLRFTRNKLAPAISPGKSWEGVWGGMAGVIVLALAWVWADAAAQASVASLYTRLAQRGWWLLLIGVVFLAAMSVVGDLVESLIKRSAGAKDSSNLLPGHGGVLDRVDALLPALPIAMMLAFL, encoded by the coding sequence ATGCTCAAACAACGCATCATCACTGCGATCGTCCTGCTGGCGATCCTGCTGCCGGCGCTTTTCTATCCGTCCTACGTCCCCTTTGCCTGCGTGATGCTGGTCCTGGTCGCCGCCGGCGGCTGGGAATGGGGCCGGCTCAACGGCTACGGTTCGAACCTGTCCGTGTTGCTGGGGGTGGAGATGATCGCGCTCTGCGCCTTGTCGTGGTGGCTGGGCATGCTCGACGTATCGCTGCTGCCGGTCTGGATCGTCGCCAGTGCCGCCTGGGTGCTGGGCGGCGCGTGGCTGCTGCGTGGCGCGGTGCCGGGCTGGCCGCGGGTGCCCAGGGCCTTGCGCCTGGTCGGCGGACTGCTGGCGCTGTGGGTTGCCTGGCTGGCGGCGGTGCAGGCGCGCAGGGTCGGCATCAATTTCCTGTTGTCGGTCCTGGTGCTCGTGTGGGTGGCCGACGTGTTCGCCTATTTCGCGGGCCGCGCCTTCGGTCTGCGGTTCACGCGCAACAAGTTGGCCCCCGCGATCAGTCCCGGCAAGAGCTGGGAAGGGGTCTGGGGCGGCATGGCCGGCGTGATCGTGCTGGCCCTGGCGTGGGTCTGGGCCGATGCGGCCGCGCAGGCCTCGGTCGCCAGTCTCTACACGCGGCTGGCGCAGCGCGGCTGGTGGCTGCTCTTGATCGGCGTGGTGTTCCTGGCAGCGATGAGCGTGGTGGGCGATCTGGTCGAGTCGCTGATCAAGCGCAGTGCCGGCGCGAAGGACAGCAGCAACCTGCTGCCGGGGCATGGCGGCGTGCTCGACCGCGTCGACGCGCTACTGCCGGCGCTGCCCATTGCGATGATGTTGGCTTTCCTGTGA